The Methanocella arvoryzae MRE50 genome includes a region encoding these proteins:
- a CDS encoding Mrp/NBP35 family ATP-binding protein: MSDTGAEQCSTCQSKNSAACDTCSSKGNTGQTEQQMKISKNLGAIRHRIAIVSGKGGVGKSTVTAGIAYNLARSGLKVGILDADVSGPNIPHLLNVEAEKMQVSQEGLLPVIAAYGIKIASAESLVESSDTPIVWRGPMRSSLINQFLADMLWGELDYLLVDLPPGTGDEPLSIMQTIPLTGLVIVSTPSSLSILDVSKIINMAKTMNVRVIGMVENMAYYECPGCHEKVYPFGKGNVKALSDKYQLRLIGQMPLDPLNTGKDIITSDDSPAVRMTAEITRTIEDLL; this comes from the coding sequence ATGAGCGATACCGGAGCCGAACAGTGCAGTACCTGCCAGAGTAAAAATTCTGCTGCCTGCGACACCTGCTCTTCGAAAGGTAACACCGGTCAGACAGAGCAGCAGATGAAGATCAGTAAAAACCTGGGTGCCATCAGGCACCGTATAGCGATTGTTAGCGGCAAGGGAGGCGTCGGCAAGAGCACGGTTACAGCTGGCATCGCTTATAATCTGGCCAGAAGCGGGCTCAAAGTCGGGATTCTCGACGCCGACGTCAGCGGCCCTAACATTCCCCATCTGCTGAACGTGGAAGCGGAAAAGATGCAGGTCTCACAGGAGGGCTTGCTGCCGGTCATTGCAGCATATGGCATCAAGATCGCTTCGGCCGAGTCGCTAGTGGAATCGAGCGATACGCCCATCGTCTGGAGAGGGCCGATGCGTAGCTCTCTCATCAACCAGTTTCTGGCAGATATGCTTTGGGGCGAACTGGACTATCTGCTGGTCGACCTGCCCCCGGGGACAGGCGACGAGCCACTGAGTATCATGCAAACCATCCCGCTGACAGGCCTCGTCATTGTGAGCACTCCATCCAGCCTTTCCATTCTGGATGTCAGCAAGATCATCAACATGGCAAAAACGATGAACGTGAGAGTCATAGGCATGGTGGAGAACATGGCGTACTACGAGTGCCCGGGCTGCCACGAAAAGGTGTATCCCTTCGGGAAAGGTAACGTAAAGGCACTGTCGGACAAGTATCAGCTCAGGCTTATCGGGCAGATGCCACTCGACCCCCTGAACACTGGTAAAGATATTATCACGTCCGATGACTCTCCGGCGGTCAGAATGACAGCGGAGATAACCCGCACAATTGAGGATTTACTGTAA